From one Stieleria sp. JC731 genomic stretch:
- a CDS encoding DUF1571 domain-containing protein, with protein sequence MAVICAATQSSLGQTPASADQPAPNDVESSVTATPVSYRPSSLNLRSHPIDPALQLAQESLLHVQTNVKDYTALFAKRCRVDGELPPLQFAHLKVRNRKLDSGQLITPMGVYLDYLKPSSVKGREVIWVEDQNEGKIVVHQGGLAGLLTLYLDPDGALAMRGQRYSIRSIGIENLLHQLISVAQEDRLHGECVVDIDPDVQLGTHNCTRITITHPEKREHFRFHQAVVLFDNDLHIPIRYCSWKWPETEGGKPVLDEEYNYLKVKVNTGLSQSDFDPANPEYRYSE encoded by the coding sequence ATGGCTGTGATCTGCGCTGCAACGCAATCTTCTCTTGGGCAAACGCCCGCATCCGCTGACCAGCCGGCACCCAACGATGTTGAATCGTCGGTCACCGCGACTCCGGTTAGCTATCGGCCTTCCTCCTTGAATCTGCGGTCTCATCCGATTGATCCTGCATTGCAACTGGCCCAAGAAAGTTTGTTGCACGTTCAGACCAACGTCAAAGACTACACGGCACTTTTCGCAAAACGATGTCGCGTTGACGGTGAACTGCCACCACTGCAATTTGCGCACCTGAAAGTACGAAATCGAAAACTTGATTCAGGGCAACTGATTACCCCGATGGGTGTCTACCTGGACTACCTCAAGCCCAGCTCCGTCAAAGGTCGCGAAGTGATCTGGGTTGAGGATCAGAACGAAGGAAAGATCGTCGTTCATCAAGGCGGACTCGCCGGACTACTGACGCTTTATCTTGATCCCGATGGTGCGCTGGCGATGCGAGGTCAGCGATATTCGATCCGATCGATCGGTATCGAAAACCTGCTTCATCAATTGATTTCAGTTGCGCAGGAAGATCGTTTGCACGGCGAGTGTGTGGTCGATATCGACCCAGACGTACAGCTTGGGACTCACAACTGCACGCGAATCACGATCACCCATCCGGAAAAACGCGAGCACTTTCGCTTTCACCAAGCGGTCGTCTTGTTTGACAATGATCTCCACATTCCCATTCGCTATTGCTCGTGGAAATGGCCTGAAACCGAAGGCGGCAAACCGGTTTTGGATGAGGAGTACAACTACTTGAAGGTCAAGGTGAATACCGGATTGAGCCAATCGGATTTCGATCCCGCCAATCCTGAGTATCGGTATTCCGAGTGA